A window of the Nicotiana sylvestris unplaced genomic scaffold, ASM39365v2 Un00005, whole genome shotgun sequence genome harbors these coding sequences:
- the LOC104241495 gene encoding uncharacterized protein translates to MTMPNVKVQMLEPMVSDHSPLKLEICQAQGKKNRPFKFFNCITDHPQFMQHIEEAWKDRSTNGRMQTVWNNLKGVKEAIKSLNTHHYKGVDGKIKEIRRELQGIQEEMSSKLQNKELIDKEKELKGELEKWGKIEESIYRQKSRVQWLKLGDSNSAYFYAQMKKRNHLNGIQSLTNEVGTQFMMEEDIEAEILGYYKKIAWIKS, encoded by the coding sequence ATGACAATGCCAAATGTGAAAGTTCAGATGCTGGAACCAATGGTATCTGATCACTCGCCACTGAAGCTAGAAATCTGTCAGGCACAAGGAAAGAAGAATAGGCCTTTCAAGTTCTTTAACTGTATTACTGACCACCCTCAGTTCATGCAACACATTGAAGAAGCTTGGAAGGATAGGAGCACAAATGGTAGAATGCAGACAGTATGGAACAATCTTAAAGGGGTAAAAGAAGCTATCAAGAGCCTAAATACTCATCATTACAAAGGGGTCGATGGAAAGATCAAAGAGATAAGGAGGGAGCTGCAGGGAATACAAGAGGAAATGAGCTCAAAGCTGCAGAATAAGGAGCTaattgataaagaaaaagaatTGAAGGGTGAATTAGAAAAATGGGGAAAGATAGAAGAAAGCATATACAGGCAAAAGTCAAGAGTGCAATGGTTGAAGTTGGGAGATTCTAATTCAGCTTACTTCTATgcacaaatgaagaaaaggaatcACTTGAATGGAATCCAAAGCTTAACAAACGAGGTGGGAACTCAGTTCATGATGGAGGAAGATATAGAAGCAGAGATACTAGGATACTATAAAAAAATTGCTTGGATCAAGAGCTGA